The following coding sequences are from one Rathayibacter sp. VKM Ac-2760 window:
- a CDS encoding PTS mannitol transporter subunit IICB yields MTTTSATSTRGGTRVHVQRFGTFLSGMVMPNIAAFIAWGLITSLFIAAGWLPNGILGGFGDAAQIGWEGARTQLAAGEDGATFQQYIGLVGPMITYLLPLLIANTGGRMVYGQRGGVVASIATMGVIVGATIPMFLGAMIIGPLAAWLMKKVDSIWDGKIKPGFEMLVNNFSAGILGMLLSLGAFFGIAPIISFLTKILGDGVDLLVNAGLLPLTSIFIEPAKILFLNNAINQGVLTPLGTVMAQEQGKSYLFLLEANPGPGMGVLLAFAIFGVGIARGSAPGAALIHFVGGIHEIYFPYVLMKPALVAAVILGGMTGVATNVAFDSGLVAPASPGSIIAVLLQTSRDSYLGVILSVLLSMAVSFLVASFIIRGSRKRDLDAMAAGDDKLAAAVAANSSNKGKESAVGSLLNTSGASNQDGASSTATATQVRNIVFACDAGMGSSAMGASVLRNKMKKAGFEDVTVTNKAIAALEDDVDLVITQAELTERARQRTPGAIHVSVDNFMNSPKYDEVVSLVAEQHGK; encoded by the coding sequence ATGACAACGACGTCAGCGACGTCGACGCGCGGAGGTACGCGCGTCCACGTCCAGCGATTCGGCACCTTCCTCTCGGGGATGGTCATGCCGAACATCGCGGCCTTCATCGCGTGGGGTCTCATCACCTCGCTCTTCATCGCCGCGGGCTGGCTGCCCAACGGCATCCTCGGCGGCTTCGGCGACGCGGCTCAGATCGGCTGGGAGGGTGCCCGCACCCAGCTCGCCGCCGGTGAGGACGGCGCGACCTTCCAGCAGTACATCGGCCTCGTCGGCCCGATGATCACCTACCTGCTCCCGCTGCTCATCGCGAACACCGGTGGCCGCATGGTCTACGGCCAGCGCGGTGGCGTGGTCGCCTCGATCGCCACCATGGGCGTCATCGTCGGCGCCACCATCCCGATGTTCCTCGGCGCCATGATCATCGGCCCGCTCGCCGCGTGGCTGATGAAGAAGGTCGACTCGATCTGGGACGGCAAGATCAAGCCCGGCTTCGAGATGCTGGTCAACAACTTCTCCGCCGGAATCCTCGGCATGCTCCTCTCGCTGGGCGCGTTCTTCGGCATCGCGCCGATCATCTCGTTCCTCACCAAGATCCTCGGCGACGGCGTCGACCTCTTGGTGAACGCGGGCCTGCTGCCGCTGACCTCGATCTTCATCGAGCCGGCCAAGATCCTGTTCCTCAACAACGCCATCAACCAGGGCGTCCTCACCCCGCTCGGCACCGTCATGGCGCAGGAGCAGGGCAAGTCGTACCTGTTCCTGCTCGAGGCCAACCCCGGCCCCGGCATGGGCGTGCTGCTCGCCTTCGCGATCTTCGGTGTGGGCATCGCCCGCGGCTCCGCTCCCGGCGCCGCGCTGATCCACTTCGTCGGTGGCATCCACGAGATCTACTTCCCCTACGTGCTGATGAAGCCCGCGCTCGTCGCGGCCGTCATCCTCGGCGGCATGACCGGTGTCGCGACCAACGTCGCGTTCGACTCCGGCCTCGTCGCTCCCGCCTCGCCCGGATCGATCATCGCGGTGCTGCTGCAGACCTCGCGCGACAGCTACCTCGGCGTGATCCTCTCGGTCCTGCTCTCGATGGCCGTGTCGTTCCTCGTGGCGTCGTTCATCATCCGCGGCAGCCGCAAGCGCGACCTCGACGCGATGGCCGCCGGTGACGACAAGCTCGCCGCCGCCGTCGCCGCCAACTCGTCGAACAAGGGCAAGGAGAGCGCCGTCGGCTCGCTGCTCAACACGAGCGGCGCCTCCAACCAGGACGGCGCCTCGTCGACCGCCACCGCCACCCAGGTGCGCAACATCGTCTTCGCCTGCGACGCCGGAATGGGATCGTCCGCCATGGGCGCCTCCGTCCTGCGGAACAAGATGAAGAAGGCGGGCTTCGAGGACGTCACGGTCACCAACAAGGCGATCGCGGCCCTCGAGGACGACGTCGACCTGGTCATCACCCAGGCCGAGCTGACCGAGCGGGCGCGCCAGCGCACGCCGGGCGCGATCCACGTCTCCGTCGACAACTTCATGAACAGCCCGAAGTACGACGAGGTCGTCTCGCTCGTCGCGGAGCAGCACGGCAAGTAG
- a CDS encoding PTS sugar transporter subunit IIA: MSDVLTIGQINASGTATSKETAIKEAADMLVGVGAVTPAYHEAMLAREATVSTYMGNLLAIPHGTNDAKDEIRSSALSFVRYAQPIDWDGNEVRFVVGIAGVNNEHLEILSKIAIIFSEEDEVQKLLDAPDAQALYALLGEVNS; this comes from the coding sequence ATGAGCGATGTGCTCACCATCGGACAGATCAACGCCTCCGGCACCGCCACCTCGAAGGAGACCGCCATCAAGGAGGCCGCCGACATGCTGGTCGGCGTCGGCGCCGTCACTCCCGCGTACCACGAGGCGATGCTCGCCCGCGAGGCGACCGTTTCCACCTACATGGGCAACCTGCTCGCCATCCCGCACGGCACGAACGACGCGAAGGACGAGATCCGCTCGTCGGCCCTCTCCTTCGTCCGCTACGCGCAGCCGATCGACTGGGACGGCAACGAGGTCCGCTTCGTCGTCGGCATCGCCGGCGTGAACAACGAGCACCTCGAGATCCTCTCCAAGATCGCGATCATCTTCTCCGAGGAGGACGAGGTGCAGAAGCTCCTCGACGCCCCGGACGCGCAGGCGCTCTACGCGCTGCTGGGCGAGGTCAACTCCTGA
- the rpmJ gene encoding 50S ribosomal protein L36: MKVNPSVKRICDHCKIIRRHGNVMVICSSNPRHKQRQG, translated from the coding sequence ATGAAGGTCAACCCCAGCGTCAAGCGCATCTGCGACCACTGCAAGATCATCCGCCGCCACGGCAACGTGATGGTCATCTGCAGCAGCAACCCCCGTCACAAGCAGCGCCAGGGCTAG
- the rpsI gene encoding 30S ribosomal protein S9 has product MAKIADQIDVAPESYSTESPATEASTTPRAVLNVSGAAVGRRKQAIARVRLVPGSGSLTVNAREFAEYFPNKLHQQLINDPFKVLDLLGSYDVVAKITGGGPSGQAGALRLAIARALNEIDRENNRAILKKAGFLTRDARVIERKKAGLKKARKASQFSKR; this is encoded by the coding sequence GTGGCGAAGATCGCAGACCAGATCGACGTGGCTCCCGAGAGCTACTCCACCGAAAGCCCGGCCACCGAGGCGTCCACGACGCCCCGCGCCGTCCTCAACGTCTCCGGCGCAGCCGTGGGCCGTCGCAAGCAGGCCATCGCCCGCGTGCGCCTGGTCCCGGGCTCCGGCAGCCTGACCGTGAACGCCCGCGAGTTCGCGGAGTACTTCCCGAACAAGCTGCACCAGCAGCTGATCAACGACCCGTTCAAGGTCCTCGACCTCCTCGGCTCGTACGACGTCGTCGCGAAGATCACCGGCGGCGGCCCCTCCGGCCAGGCCGGCGCGCTCCGCCTCGCCATCGCGCGCGCGCTCAACGAGATCGACCGCGAGAACAACCGCGCCATCCTCAAGAAGGCCGGCTTCCTCACCCGCGACGCTCGCGTCATCGAGCGCAAGAAGGCCGGTCTCAAGAAGGCCCGCAAGGCGTCCCAGTTCTCGAAGCGCTAG
- the rpsK gene encoding 30S ribosomal protein S11: MATPKSAARKPRRKEKKNIAVGQAHIKSTFNNTIVSITDPAGAVISWASSGGVGFKGSRKSTPFAAQLAAESAARQAQEHGMKKVDVFVKGPGSGRETAIRSLQAAGLEVGSINDVTPQAHNGCRPPKRRRV, translated from the coding sequence GTGGCTACCCCCAAGTCGGCCGCGCGCAAGCCGCGCCGCAAGGAGAAGAAGAACATCGCTGTGGGCCAGGCCCACATCAAGTCGACGTTCAACAACACCATCGTCTCGATCACCGACCCCGCCGGGGCCGTCATCAGCTGGGCCTCGTCCGGTGGAGTCGGCTTCAAGGGCTCGCGCAAGTCGACGCCGTTCGCCGCCCAGCTCGCCGCCGAGTCGGCCGCGCGCCAGGCGCAGGAGCACGGCATGAAGAAGGTCGACGTCTTCGTGAAGGGCCCGGGCTCCGGTCGCGAGACCGCGATCCGCTCGCTCCAGGCCGCGGGCCTCGAGGTCGGCTCGATCAACGACGTCACCCCGCAGGCGCACAACGGCTGCCGCCCGCCGAAGCGCCGTCGCGTCTGA
- the rpsM gene encoding 30S ribosomal protein S13, giving the protein MARLAGVDIPREKRVEVALTYIYGVGRTSALKTLSDTGIDGNIRVKDLTDDQLVALRDYIEGNYKVEGDLRREVAADIRRKVEIGSYEGIRHRRGLPVRGQRTKTNARTRKGPKRTVAGKKKAGRK; this is encoded by the coding sequence ATGGCACGTCTGGCAGGAGTAGACATCCCGCGCGAGAAGCGCGTGGAGGTCGCACTGACCTACATCTACGGTGTCGGCCGCACGAGCGCGCTGAAGACGCTGAGCGACACCGGGATCGACGGCAACATCCGCGTCAAGGATCTCACCGACGACCAGCTCGTCGCGCTCCGCGACTACATCGAGGGCAACTACAAGGTGGAGGGCGACCTCCGCCGCGAGGTCGCCGCCGACATCCGCCGCAAGGTCGAGATCGGCTCGTACGAGGGCATCCGCCACCGTCGCGGCCTCCCGGTCCGTGGACAGCGCACCAAGACGAACGCTCGCACCCGCAAGGGCCCGAAGCGCACCGTCGCCGGCAAGAAGAAGGCCGGCCGCAAGTAA
- a CDS encoding DNA-directed RNA polymerase subunit alpha: MLIAQRPTLTEENISEFRSRFVIEPLEPGFGYTLGNSLRRTLLSSIPGAAVTSIRIDGVLHEFTTVPGVREDVTEIILNIKGLVVSSEHDEPITAYLRKQGAGQVTAADISAPAGVEIHNPDLVIATLNDKAKFELELTIERGRGYVSATQNRSEFSEAGQIPVDSIYSPVLKVTYRVEATRAGERTDFDRLVVDVESKPAITPRDAIASAGRTLTELFGLARELNNAAEGIEIGPAPVDAVLSTELSMPIEDLDLSVRSYNCLKREGINNVNELVALSETQLMNIRNFGQKSVDEVKEKLTELGLSLKDSVPGFDGAHFYSYDDESI, encoded by the coding sequence GTGCTTATCGCACAGCGTCCGACGCTCACCGAGGAGAACATCTCGGAGTTCCGTTCCCGCTTCGTCATCGAGCCCCTCGAGCCCGGCTTCGGCTACACGCTCGGCAACTCGCTGCGTCGCACCCTGCTGTCCTCCATCCCCGGCGCCGCTGTCACCAGCATCCGGATCGACGGAGTGCTGCACGAGTTCACGACGGTCCCGGGCGTCCGCGAGGACGTCACCGAGATCATCCTGAACATCAAGGGACTCGTCGTCTCCTCCGAGCACGACGAGCCGATCACCGCCTACCTGCGCAAGCAGGGCGCCGGCCAGGTCACCGCCGCCGACATCTCGGCTCCGGCCGGTGTCGAGATCCACAACCCGGACCTCGTCATCGCGACCCTGAACGACAAGGCGAAGTTCGAGCTCGAGCTCACCATCGAGCGCGGCCGCGGCTACGTCTCGGCGACCCAGAACCGCAGCGAGTTCTCCGAGGCCGGCCAGATCCCGGTCGACTCGATCTACTCGCCCGTGCTCAAGGTCACCTACCGCGTCGAGGCCACCCGTGCCGGCGAGCGCACCGACTTCGACCGCCTGGTCGTCGACGTGGAGTCGAAGCCGGCCATCACGCCGCGCGACGCCATCGCCTCCGCCGGTCGCACGCTCACCGAGCTGTTCGGTCTCGCCCGCGAGCTGAACAACGCGGCCGAGGGCATCGAGATCGGCCCCGCGCCGGTCGACGCGGTCCTCTCGACCGAGCTGTCCATGCCCATCGAGGACCTCGACCTCTCGGTGCGCAGCTACAACTGCCTCAAGCGCGAGGGCATCAACAACGTCAACGAGCTCGTCGCCCTCTCGGAGACGCAGCTCATGAACATCCGCAACTTCGGTCAGAAGTCGGTGGATGAGGTCAAGGAGAAGCTGACGGAGCTGGGCCTGTCGCTGAAGGACTCGGTCCCCGGGTTCGACGGCGCCCACTTCTACAGCTACGACGACGAGAGCATCTAG
- a CDS encoding mannitol-1-phosphate 5-dehydrogenase, with protein sequence MPTAVHFGAGNIGRGFVGLILHGAGYELVFADVNAALIDQLAAADSYEVHEVGESSATHVVDGFRAVNSASDEEALVREIAAADIVTTAVGPNILRFVAPVIAKGLAARAESAPRLAVMACENAINATRLLETEIAASLGAEEWERLRSRAVFADTAVDRIVPNQAPGQGLDVTVESFFEWVIDRTPFAGAEPELPGATYVDDLEPFIERKLFTVNTGHATAAYTGFAAGAHKLSDALALPEVHDAVKAALEDTKTLIVEKHGFSDEEQEAYLQKTLKRFANPGLTDTVDRVGRQPLRKLSRHERFIGPAAELAERGYVPSGLLTAIGAALRFDVPEDPQSVELKEKLAALSPEEFVAEVTGLGADHPLFAQVVAVVRG encoded by the coding sequence ATGCCCACCGCCGTCCACTTCGGCGCCGGCAACATCGGCCGCGGCTTCGTCGGGCTGATCCTGCACGGGGCCGGCTACGAGCTCGTCTTCGCCGACGTCAACGCGGCGCTGATCGACCAGCTCGCCGCCGCGGACAGCTACGAGGTGCACGAGGTGGGGGAGTCCTCCGCGACGCACGTCGTCGACGGCTTCCGCGCCGTCAACTCTGCGAGCGACGAGGAGGCCCTCGTCCGCGAGATCGCGGCGGCCGACATCGTCACCACCGCGGTGGGGCCGAACATCCTGCGCTTCGTCGCGCCCGTGATCGCGAAGGGCCTCGCGGCTCGGGCCGAGTCGGCGCCGCGCCTCGCGGTGATGGCCTGCGAGAACGCGATCAACGCCACCCGCCTGCTCGAGACCGAGATCGCGGCCAGCCTCGGCGCCGAGGAGTGGGAGCGCCTGCGCTCCCGCGCCGTCTTCGCCGACACGGCCGTCGACCGGATCGTGCCGAACCAGGCGCCGGGCCAGGGCCTCGACGTCACGGTGGAGAGCTTCTTCGAGTGGGTCATCGACCGCACGCCGTTCGCGGGCGCCGAGCCGGAGCTGCCGGGCGCGACCTACGTGGACGACCTCGAGCCGTTCATCGAGCGCAAGCTCTTCACGGTCAACACCGGGCACGCGACCGCCGCGTACACCGGCTTCGCCGCCGGTGCGCACAAGCTCTCGGACGCGCTCGCGCTGCCCGAGGTGCACGACGCGGTGAAGGCCGCGCTCGAGGACACCAAGACGCTCATCGTCGAGAAGCACGGCTTCAGCGACGAGGAGCAGGAGGCCTACCTCCAGAAGACGCTGAAGCGCTTCGCCAACCCGGGCCTCACCGACACGGTCGACCGGGTCGGGCGCCAGCCGCTGCGGAAGCTCTCGCGGCACGAGCGCTTCATCGGCCCGGCGGCGGAGCTCGCCGAGCGCGGGTACGTGCCGAGCGGACTGCTGACGGCGATCGGGGCGGCCCTCCGCTTCGACGTGCCGGAGGACCCGCAGAGCGTGGAGCTCAAGGAGAAGCTGGCGGCGCTGTCGCCGGAGGAGTTCGTCGCCGAGGTGACGGGGCTCGGAGCGGACCACCCGCTGTTCGCGCAGGTCGTCGCGGTCGTCCGCGGCTGA
- the rplM gene encoding 50S ribosomal protein L13 produces the protein MTRTFSPKPADVQHDWIVIDASDVVLGRLATHAAALLRGKHKPTFAPHMDMGDFVIIVNAEKVALTGQKLLQKKAYRHSGYPGGLTATTYAELLEKNPIRAVEKAIRGMLPKNSLGRAQLRKLKVYTGTEHPHAAQQPKAYAFTQVAQ, from the coding sequence GTGACTCGCACTTTTTCTCCGAAGCCGGCTGACGTCCAGCACGACTGGATCGTCATCGACGCGTCCGACGTCGTGCTCGGCCGTCTGGCCACCCACGCCGCGGCGCTCCTGCGCGGCAAGCACAAGCCGACGTTCGCGCCGCACATGGACATGGGCGACTTCGTCATCATCGTCAACGCCGAGAAGGTGGCCCTCACCGGCCAGAAGCTCCTCCAGAAGAAGGCGTACCGCCACTCCGGCTACCCGGGCGGCCTCACGGCCACCACGTACGCCGAGCTCCTCGAGAAGAACCCGATCCGCGCCGTCGAGAAGGCCATCCGCGGAATGCTCCCCAAGAACTCCCTCGGTCGTGCGCAGCTGCGCAAGCTGAAGGTCTACACGGGCACCGAGCACCCTCACGCGGCTCAGCAGCCCAAGGCGTACGCCTTCACCCAGGTCGCCCAGTAG
- the lepB gene encoding signal peptidase I yields the protein MARTEKTTTGRSADGRRRWYSHPLVTVLVAIVVIALVQTFFVKVYTVPTGSMENTLQGGGFFGDRILVDRTAALHGEPESEQIVVFSRDARWGATDAVGNPLSEAVKYFGDVTSIGPSHEEFLVKRVIATAGQTVSCCDAEGHVLVDGQPLAGDYVFEDFPFTPGTQDCDSQPASTRCFQEYTVPEDTLFVLGDHRSNSNDSLGDCRGAPGPIDSCVKTVPIERVVGRVFAVAWPLTRWRLF from the coding sequence ATGGCGCGCACGGAGAAGACGACGACGGGCCGCTCGGCGGACGGCCGGCGACGCTGGTACTCGCACCCCCTGGTGACCGTGCTCGTCGCGATCGTCGTCATCGCCCTCGTGCAGACGTTCTTCGTGAAGGTGTACACCGTGCCCACCGGCTCGATGGAGAACACTCTGCAGGGCGGCGGCTTCTTCGGCGACCGCATCCTGGTCGACCGCACCGCGGCGCTCCACGGCGAGCCCGAGTCGGAGCAGATCGTCGTCTTCTCACGCGACGCGCGCTGGGGCGCGACCGACGCGGTGGGCAACCCGCTCTCCGAGGCGGTGAAGTACTTCGGTGACGTCACGAGCATCGGCCCGTCGCACGAGGAGTTCCTCGTGAAGCGCGTGATCGCGACCGCCGGTCAGACGGTCTCCTGCTGCGATGCGGAGGGGCACGTGCTCGTCGACGGGCAGCCTCTCGCAGGCGACTACGTCTTCGAGGACTTCCCGTTCACCCCCGGGACCCAGGACTGCGACTCGCAGCCCGCCTCCACCCGCTGCTTCCAGGAGTACACGGTGCCGGAGGACACGCTCTTCGTCCTCGGCGACCACCGCTCCAACTCCAACGACTCGCTCGGCGACTGCCGCGGGGCGCCGGGCCCGATCGACTCCTGCGTGAAGACCGTGCCGATCGAGCGCGTGGTCGGGCGCGTCTTCGCCGTGGCCTGGCCCCTGACCCGCTGGCGCCTCTTCTAA
- the infA gene encoding translation initiation factor IF-1, with translation MAKKDGVIEIEGAVVEALPNAMFRVELTNGHKVLAHISGKMRQHYIRILPEDRVIVELSPYDLTRGRIVYRYK, from the coding sequence ATGGCCAAAAAAGACGGTGTCATCGAAATCGAAGGTGCGGTTGTCGAGGCGCTCCCCAACGCGATGTTCCGCGTGGAGCTCACCAACGGACACAAGGTTCTCGCCCACATCTCGGGCAAGATGCGTCAGCACTACATCCGCATCCTCCCCGAGGATCGCGTGATCGTGGAGCTGAGCCCCTACGACCTGACCCGCGGCCGGATCGTCTACCGCTACAAGTAG
- a CDS encoding tRNA pseudouridine synthase A, with protein MLHRLRLDLAYDGTHFAGWALQPGLRTVQGVLEDALRTLLRSEERIVVTVAGRTDAGVHASAQVAHLDLTPEQWSRLNGRPRAGTERVAPEVVLQRKLQGILGQYSDLSVHRVSPAPEGFDARFSARWRRYEYRLADRSSLRRPLERGFTTWINEAVDESAMTGAAESLLGLHDYASFCRARVGATTIRSLLDFTWERDADGVLHAHLRADAFCHSMVRALVGSCVAVGIGKLEAGELPLLRDAARRTNAFAVMPARGLILREVDYPAEAELAERAVLTRVKRTLPAESPGEDDD; from the coding sequence GTGCTCCACCGCCTCCGCCTCGATCTGGCCTACGACGGGACCCACTTCGCCGGCTGGGCGCTGCAGCCGGGCCTGCGCACCGTGCAGGGCGTCCTCGAGGACGCGCTCCGGACGCTGCTGCGCTCCGAGGAGCGGATCGTCGTCACGGTCGCGGGGCGCACCGACGCCGGGGTGCACGCGAGCGCGCAGGTGGCGCACCTGGATCTCACTCCCGAGCAGTGGTCCCGGCTGAACGGCCGCCCGCGGGCCGGCACCGAGCGGGTCGCCCCCGAGGTCGTGCTGCAGCGCAAGCTCCAGGGGATCCTCGGGCAGTACTCCGACCTGTCGGTGCACCGGGTCTCGCCGGCGCCGGAGGGCTTCGACGCGCGCTTCTCGGCCCGCTGGCGCCGCTACGAGTACCGCCTGGCCGATCGCTCGTCCCTCCGCCGCCCGCTGGAGCGCGGCTTCACCACCTGGATCAACGAGGCGGTGGACGAGAGCGCCATGACGGGTGCGGCGGAGTCCCTCCTCGGCCTGCACGACTACGCCTCGTTCTGCCGGGCCCGTGTCGGCGCCACCACGATCCGCAGCCTTCTCGACTTCACCTGGGAGCGGGACGCCGACGGCGTGCTGCACGCGCACCTGCGCGCCGACGCCTTCTGCCACAGCATGGTGCGGGCGCTCGTCGGGTCCTGCGTCGCCGTGGGGATCGGGAAGCTCGAGGCGGGTGAGCTCCCGCTGCTGCGGGACGCCGCCCGGCGCACGAACGCCTTCGCCGTGATGCCGGCCCGCGGCCTGATCCTCCGCGAGGTCGACTACCCGGCGGAGGCCGAGCTGGCCGAGCGCGCGGTGCTCACCCGGGTGAAGCGGACCCTGCCGGCGGAGTCCCCGGGCGAGGACGACGACTGA
- the rplQ gene encoding 50S ribosomal protein L17, with amino-acid sequence MPKPTKGPRLGGGPAHERLLLANLAAALFTHKSIKTTETKAKRLRPLAERLVTFAKRGDLHARRRVLATIGDKSVVHELFTEIAPLVAEREGGYTRITKIGPRKGDNAPMAVIELVLEPVTPKVKKSRTTAAPVSAPVEDETVVEDAPAEDAAAGDVTADEAATADATVQDAPVEDAPVESGSATK; translated from the coding sequence ATGCCCAAGCCCACGAAGGGCCCCCGCCTCGGAGGCGGTCCCGCACACGAGCGTCTGCTGCTCGCGAACCTGGCCGCGGCCCTGTTCACGCACAAGAGCATCAAGACGACCGAGACCAAGGCCAAGCGCCTGCGTCCCCTCGCCGAGCGTCTGGTGACGTTCGCGAAGCGCGGCGACCTGCACGCTCGCCGCCGCGTCCTCGCGACGATCGGCGACAAGAGCGTCGTGCACGAGCTCTTCACCGAGATCGCGCCGCTCGTCGCCGAGCGTGAGGGCGGCTACACCCGCATCACGAAGATCGGCCCCCGCAAGGGCGACAACGCGCCCATGGCCGTCATCGAGCTCGTCCTGGAGCCCGTGACGCCGAAGGTCAAGAAGTCGCGCACCACGGCCGCTCCCGTCTCGGCTCCGGTCGAGGACGAGACCGTCGTCGAGGACGCTCCCGCCGAGGACGCCGCTGCCGGCGACGTGACCGCGGACGAGGCGGCCACCGCCGACGCGACCGTGCAGGACGCGCCCGTCGAGGACGCTCCCGTCGAGAGCGGCAGCGCGACCAAGTAG
- the glmM gene encoding phosphoglucosamine mutase, which produces MPRLFGTDGVRGLANRDVTADLALGLAQAAARVLGAAARAEGRRPLAVLARDPRISGQFIAAAVAAGLASAGVDVLDAGVIPTPAAAYLIADESADFGVMISASHNPAADNGIKFFAAGGRKLPDELENRIEAALGVPPLTPLGPDVGRIRRFADAEDRYVLHLLGSLGSTRLDGLHVVIDCAHGAAAGISPEVFTDAGATVTVIGNDPDGVNINDGVGSTHLDHVAEAVREAGADIGIAHDGDADRCLAVDAEGRVVDGDMIMAILATSMARRGVLRDNVLVATVMSNLGLKTAMADAGIRVIETGVGDRYVLEAMNDGGYSLGGEQSGHVIMSRFATTGDGVLTGLQLAAEMARTGKTLAELASVMRVFPQTLVNVRGVDREGVHDDAVIAAAIATAETELGSGGRVLLRPSGTEPMVRVMVEATTQETADRLAESLAAVVLERLRVSS; this is translated from the coding sequence ATGCCGCGCCTGTTCGGAACAGATGGTGTCCGTGGCCTCGCGAATCGCGACGTCACGGCCGACCTGGCCCTCGGCCTCGCTCAGGCGGCCGCCCGTGTACTCGGTGCGGCCGCCCGGGCGGAGGGCCGACGGCCCCTCGCCGTGCTCGCCCGCGATCCGCGGATCTCGGGCCAGTTCATCGCCGCCGCCGTCGCGGCCGGTCTGGCCAGCGCCGGCGTCGACGTGCTCGACGCGGGAGTGATCCCGACGCCGGCCGCTGCGTACCTCATCGCCGATGAGAGCGCCGATTTCGGCGTGATGATCTCGGCGTCGCACAACCCCGCCGCCGACAACGGCATCAAGTTCTTCGCGGCCGGTGGCCGCAAGCTGCCGGACGAGCTGGAGAACCGCATCGAGGCGGCTCTCGGCGTCCCGCCGCTCACCCCGCTCGGCCCCGACGTGGGCCGCATCCGCCGCTTCGCCGACGCGGAGGACCGCTACGTCCTCCACCTGCTCGGCTCGCTCGGCAGCACCCGGCTCGACGGGCTGCACGTCGTCATCGACTGCGCGCACGGCGCCGCGGCCGGCATCTCGCCCGAGGTCTTCACCGACGCCGGGGCGACCGTCACCGTGATCGGCAACGATCCCGACGGCGTCAACATCAACGACGGGGTGGGCTCGACCCACCTCGACCACGTCGCCGAGGCGGTCCGCGAGGCGGGCGCCGACATCGGCATCGCGCACGACGGCGACGCGGACCGCTGCCTCGCGGTCGACGCCGAGGGGCGCGTCGTGGACGGCGACATGATCATGGCGATCCTGGCGACGTCGATGGCGCGGCGCGGCGTCCTGCGCGACAACGTGCTCGTCGCCACCGTGATGAGCAACCTCGGCCTCAAGACCGCGATGGCCGACGCCGGGATCCGCGTGATCGAGACCGGCGTGGGTGACCGCTACGTGCTCGAGGCGATGAACGACGGCGGTTACTCGCTCGGCGGCGAGCAGTCCGGCCACGTCATCATGAGCCGCTTCGCGACCACCGGCGACGGAGTGCTCACCGGCCTGCAGCTGGCCGCGGAGATGGCGCGAACCGGGAAGACCCTCGCCGAGCTCGCCTCGGTCATGCGCGTCTTCCCGCAGACGCTCGTCAACGTCCGCGGTGTCGACCGCGAGGGCGTGCACGACGACGCCGTGATCGCGGCCGCCATCGCGACGGCCGAGACCGAGCTCGGCAGCGGCGGGCGCGTGCTGCTCCGCCCCTCCGGCACCGAGCCGATGGTGCGTGTGATGGTCGAGGCGACCACGCAGGAGACCGCCGACCGGCTGGCGGAGTCGCTCGCCGCCGTGGTGCTGGAGCGGCTGCGCGTCTCGTCCTAG